From Campylobacter concisus, one genomic window encodes:
- a CDS encoding type IV secretion system protein, translated as MKIKQMSLACVAALMLSISTLSASGIPVVDGAQISQSQINHIEDVLKQAKTWAEEAKRWADTAAHYKEQLNAYAKQLASQTGIRDVASYLEDVKELYGSVNKLGMSITDAIEMTKDIKGFSKADFIKNFMDIIDNHYEYNPCKAIAETEKAKRNACMITYAEPMQDMEVYSEMSKNMDKHLKNLNKLSKKLEKSKDIKESSDLNNQIQSQVALMNAQKIQFDTYKDTRRLRQEQSDLQRKSAILKSQSNWDYR; from the coding sequence ATGAAAATCAAACAAATGTCTTTAGCTTGCGTTGCAGCACTAATGCTAAGCATTTCAACTCTCTCTGCCTCTGGAATACCAGTTGTTGATGGTGCTCAAATAAGTCAAAGCCAAATCAACCACATTGAAGATGTTTTAAAACAAGCCAAAACCTGGGCTGAAGAGGCTAAACGCTGGGCTGATACCGCTGCACATTACAAAGAACAGCTAAACGCCTATGCAAAACAACTTGCTAGCCAGACTGGCATAAGAGATGTTGCGTCTTATCTTGAAGATGTTAAAGAGCTTTATGGCAGCGTAAATAAGCTTGGAATGTCAATTACAGATGCGATAGAGATGACAAAGGATATAAAAGGTTTTAGTAAGGCTGATTTTATTAAAAATTTTATGGATATCATTGACAATCACTATGAATATAACCCTTGCAAAGCGATAGCAGAAACCGAAAAAGCTAAGAGAAATGCTTGCATGATAACTTATGCTGAACCTATGCAAGATATGGAAGTTTATAGTGAAATGTCAAAAAATATGGACAAACACCTGAAAAATTTAAACAAGCTTAGCAAAAAACTTGAAAAGTCTAAAGACATTAAAGAAAGCTCTGATCTAAACAATCAAATTCAATCACAAGTGGCTCTTATGAATGCTCAGAAAATTCAATTTGATACCTATAAAGACACTAGGAGATTAAGACAAGAGCAATCGGATTTACAAAGAAAATCTGCGATCTTGAAGAGCCAAAGTAATTGGGATTATAGATAG
- a CDS encoding type IV secretion system protein — translation MPTDGFFIRAYHTFYDTFVTRQDAFNGPILSLVKIFTNFVGIYLTCWIIYRGYQILWGRNQDNIKDFAWDAFVRFVFILVCFFPTEWLNLISAALKEFHELKIGNQWDFIQYLQDYFNKSVDFTKQMAQDGSWYEVLYIGLMIIIVMLGTLAGCFYPFRSYILNYIGFVFLLALTPLALMSLIFGNFLKDTFKNWWGLMLSSCLTLVLLNAFGLGIFTFVHNIYFKEVDELFAKNENYFMIAFLALFTGGMIAAFVKIIVNLVEKIVGTSIESTVNNAALSVGSTIAGGAGIGALATRFGAKYGFRGSKWGASKAYQGSKKLIERFKRGKEQ, via the coding sequence ATGCCAACTGATGGTTTTTTCATAAGAGCATATCATACTTTTTATGATACTTTCGTAACAAGGCAGGATGCTTTTAATGGTCCTATTCTTAGTTTAGTAAAGATATTTACAAACTTTGTCGGAATTTACTTAACTTGCTGGATCATATATAGGGGATATCAAATTCTTTGGGGAAGAAATCAAGATAATATCAAAGATTTTGCTTGGGATGCCTTTGTGAGATTTGTTTTTATATTAGTTTGTTTCTTTCCAACAGAGTGGCTAAATTTAATTAGTGCAGCTTTAAAAGAGTTTCATGAGTTAAAAATTGGAAATCAATGGGATTTTATTCAATATCTTCAGGATTATTTTAATAAATCGGTTGATTTTACAAAACAAATGGCACAAGATGGGTCTTGGTATGAAGTTCTTTACATTGGGTTAATGATAATAATTGTAATGCTTGGCACTCTTGCAGGATGTTTTTATCCATTTAGAAGTTATATCTTAAACTATATAGGCTTTGTTTTTTTACTAGCATTAACTCCTTTGGCACTGATGAGTTTAATATTTGGGAATTTCTTGAAAGATACATTTAAAAATTGGTGGGGGTTAATGTTATCGTCTTGCTTAACACTGGTTCTTTTAAATGCTTTTGGGTTAGGTATTTTTACTTTTGTTCATAATATTTATTTTAAAGAAGTAGATGAATTATTTGCAAAAAATGAAAATTACTTTATGATAGCTTTTCTTGCTCTTTTTACTGGAGGTATGATAGCAGCATTTGTAAAGATAATTGTGAATTTGGTTGAAAAAATAGTTGGAACTTCAATAGAAAGCACAGTAAATAACGCTGCATTAAGTGTTGGATCTACAATAGCTGGTGGAGCTGGCATTGGAGCACTTGCAACAAGATTTGGAGCAAAATACGGCTTTAGAGGCTCAAAATGGGGTGCAAGCAAAGCATACCAGGGTAGCAAAAAACTTATAGAAAGATTTAAAAGAGGTAAAGAACAATGA
- a CDS encoding virB8 family protein, whose translation MKKEDNEAITYEASFRYLIEKSNRRAWLVAFVSVIITFMSILAVTLLTPLKEAVPYVIRVDNQTGMVDIITSLKEEDVSQNEAIDKYFVSNYIKIREGYYFDLLQHDYELTQIYSSPEVAKDYTAIYNGKFARHEQLKDTYKVEIQILSVVLSERAGTKMATIRFNENLKKIVKDEASMQSEVKTKVATLSYAYDTKMQMSEEERIENPLGFKVLTYRIDDEIRR comes from the coding sequence ATGAAAAAAGAAGACAATGAAGCTATAACTTATGAAGCAAGCTTTAGGTATTTGATTGAAAAATCAAATAGAAGGGCTTGGTTAGTTGCTTTTGTAAGTGTAATTATCACTTTTATGTCAATTTTGGCGGTCACATTGCTTACCCCTTTAAAAGAAGCTGTGCCATACGTGATAAGAGTTGATAATCAAACTGGAATGGTAGATATCATAACATCATTAAAAGAAGAGGACGTCTCCCAAAATGAGGCAATAGACAAATACTTTGTTTCAAACTATATCAAAATTAGAGAGGGATATTATTTTGATCTATTGCAGCATGATTATGAGCTTACACAAATTTATAGCTCACCTGAGGTAGCAAAAGACTATACAGCCATTTATAATGGCAAATTTGCAAGACATGAGCAGCTAAAAGACACCTATAAAGTTGAAATTCAAATACTTTCGGTTGTTTTAAGTGAAAGAGCAGGAACAAAAATGGCAACAATTCGCTTTAATGAGAATTTAAAGAAAATTGTAAAAGATGAAGCCTCTATGCAAAGCGAAGTGAAAACAAAGGTAGCCACTCTTTCATATGCTTATGATACAAAAATGCAAATGAGCGAAGAAGAGAGAATAGAAAATCCTCTTGGCTTTAAAGTATTAACATATAGAATTGATGATGAAATAAGGAGATAA